A region from the Acyrthosiphon pisum isolate AL4f chromosome A1, pea_aphid_22Mar2018_4r6ur, whole genome shotgun sequence genome encodes:
- the LOC103311056 gene encoding uncharacterized protein LOC103311056 isoform X1 translates to MISDQYHSVSYCKKPAKLFNSVPENHNHFHLLTESIAYCMVTKSLGLLTYEFHEMVLTIERCVQNDSMLLNYKSTEYVFVDKATFTVITTKLTQEPKATCNLRASFWPPLLLEIPFIIR, encoded by the exons ATGATCAGTG ATCAATACCATTCAGTAAGTTATTGCAAAAAGCCAGCCAAGCTGTTCAATAGTGTGCCAGAAAATCACAACCACTTTCATTTGTTGACCGAGTCCATAGCCTATTGCATGGTAACCAAAAGTCTGGGATTGCTGACATACGAATTTCACGAGATGGTTTTGACCATTGAACGTTGCGTACAAAATGATTCAATGCTGTTGAACTACAAATCAACAGAATATGTATTTGTCGACAAAGCCACATTCACTG taataacgACAAAACTGACTCAAGAGCCAAAAGCTACATGCAACTTGCGAGCTTCGttttggccacccctgctatTGGAGATTCCATTTATCATCAGATGA
- the LOC103311056 gene encoding uncharacterized protein LOC103311056 isoform X2, whose protein sequence is MISDQYHSVSYCKKPAKLFNSVPENHNHFHLLTESIAYCMVTKSLGLLTYEFHEMVLTIERCVQNDSMLLNYKSTEYVFVDKATFTELNEYQIIDCDSIIQ, encoded by the exons ATGATCAGTG ATCAATACCATTCAGTAAGTTATTGCAAAAAGCCAGCCAAGCTGTTCAATAGTGTGCCAGAAAATCACAACCACTTTCATTTGTTGACCGAGTCCATAGCCTATTGCATGGTAACCAAAAGTCTGGGATTGCTGACATACGAATTTCACGAGATGGTTTTGACCATTGAACGTTGCGTACAAAATGATTCAATGCTGTTGAACTACAAATCAACAGAATATGTATTTGTCGACAAAGCCACATTCACTG aaCTCAATGAGTACCAAATCATTGATTGCgacagtataatacaataa